In a single window of the Desulfovibrio sp. ZJ209 genome:
- a CDS encoding AAA family ATPase translates to MNDLLNTFQEVLGKHGLIPEEILADGELHRCPTESRPHKRNGAYIAHLDTPATLWWCNWETDDQGTFCAEEKPTLSPAELSAWQQRQQDLRRQREEECAKRQAEAAQRACQEWEAARACDSDHPYLLRKGVSPLPGIRQSHDGAVLIPVLDAASRLQSLQRIYPDGTKRFLVGGKVQGGRFTIPGSQGKPIAICEGFATGASIHRATGWAVDVAFSAHNLSTIARLVKERFPDRAILICGDADEAGRKKSEEAARATNLTLVIPTFTTGSGTDFNDLHQSEGIETVRSQLEAALVKRQGLVALDMSEFLSMKIPDRGYLLSPILPVQGIGILYAPRGVGKTFAALSVAVAVASGGAVFNWRAPAPKKTLYVDGEMPATSMQSRLSSLVGGMAIPPQALKNLSLITPDLQPCAMPDLSTHNGQSMIEPLLKGVDMIVLDNIATLCRTGKENESQSWQAMQAWLLDLRRRGITVLLVHHAGKSGDQRGTSAKEDIMDTVISLRRPKEYAMAEGARFEVHLTKARGILGDDAKPFEANLITEGSALHWQVREIEDVELEELKRLLEDGYSIRDCAEEMGKSKSAVHRLKRKLDGLE, encoded by the coding sequence ATGAATGATCTGCTGAACACGTTTCAGGAAGTTCTTGGCAAACATGGCCTTATCCCCGAGGAAATCCTTGCGGACGGTGAACTGCACCGCTGCCCGACAGAAAGCAGGCCACACAAGCGAAACGGCGCGTACATCGCGCATCTGGATACTCCGGCCACGCTTTGGTGGTGCAATTGGGAAACCGACGACCAGGGCACGTTCTGCGCCGAGGAGAAACCTACGCTTTCCCCAGCCGAGCTTTCGGCCTGGCAGCAACGCCAGCAAGACCTACGTCGTCAGCGGGAGGAGGAATGCGCCAAACGTCAAGCGGAAGCTGCGCAGCGTGCCTGCCAAGAATGGGAAGCCGCGCGTGCCTGTGACAGCGACCACCCATACCTCCTTCGCAAGGGTGTCTCCCCACTTCCAGGCATCCGCCAATCACACGATGGCGCGGTGCTTATCCCTGTTTTGGATGCCGCAAGCAGACTGCAAAGCCTGCAACGCATTTATCCAGATGGCACAAAGCGCTTCCTCGTAGGTGGTAAGGTGCAGGGCGGACGGTTTACCATCCCCGGTTCACAGGGAAAACCCATCGCCATTTGCGAGGGCTTCGCCACCGGCGCGAGCATCCATAGGGCCACGGGCTGGGCGGTCGATGTTGCATTTTCCGCGCATAACCTTTCGACAATCGCCAGGCTGGTAAAAGAGCGATTCCCCGACCGGGCAATCCTCATTTGCGGCGATGCTGATGAAGCCGGACGCAAGAAGAGCGAGGAGGCCGCGAGAGCCACAAACCTCACGCTTGTGATACCTACCTTCACCACTGGCTCTGGCACAGATTTCAATGACCTTCACCAAAGCGAAGGGATTGAAACCGTCCGCTCCCAACTGGAAGCCGCTCTCGTCAAACGGCAGGGGCTTGTGGCCTTGGATATGAGCGAGTTCCTGTCCATGAAGATACCCGACCGAGGTTATCTTCTATCGCCCATCCTTCCGGTTCAAGGGATAGGCATCCTCTACGCGCCGCGCGGGGTCGGCAAAACATTCGCGGCCCTGAGCGTTGCCGTGGCGGTCGCCTCCGGCGGCGCTGTGTTCAACTGGCGTGCCCCTGCGCCCAAGAAAACGCTCTATGTGGATGGCGAAATGCCGGCCACGTCCATGCAGAGCCGCTTGTCCTCCCTTGTAGGCGGCATGGCCATTCCGCCCCAGGCGCTCAAGAACCTTTCGCTCATAACGCCGGATTTGCAGCCGTGCGCCATGCCTGATTTGTCCACTCACAATGGCCAATCCATGATTGAGCCGCTGCTGAAAGGTGTGGACATGATTGTCCTGGACAATATCGCCACCCTCTGCCGCACGGGCAAGGAAAATGAATCACAATCCTGGCAAGCCATGCAGGCGTGGCTTCTGGATCTCAGGCGGCGTGGCATCACCGTTCTCCTGGTTCACCATGCGGGGAAGTCCGGCGATCAGCGTGGCACCAGCGCCAAGGAGGACATCATGGATACGGTCATCAGCCTCCGCAGGCCAAAGGAGTACGCTATGGCCGAGGGCGCGAGATTTGAGGTTCATCTCACCAAGGCGAGAGGCATTCTCGGAGACGATGCTAAGCCTTTTGAGGCCAACCTGATTACCGAGGGAAGCGCCCTGCACTGGCAAGTCCGGGAAATTGAGGATGTGGAGCTGGAGGAGCTGAAAAGACTCTTGGAAGACGGCTACAGCATCCGGGACTGCGCCGAGGAAATGGGCAAATCGAAATCGGCTGTCCACCGCCTGAAGCGGAAATTGGATGGTCTTGAGTGA
- the mobV gene encoding MobV family relaxase, giving the protein MSLLVLHMNKFKKDAVRGIQSHNRRERESHSNPDIDYARSAQNYDLHEAASENYAQAIQNRIDDLLMVKAVRKDAVHMCGLVVSSDSEFFDKLNATETRRFFEEAAAYLTEFVGKENVISAMVHMDEKTPHMHFLHVPITKDGRLCAKDIYTKTALKKLQDELPLRLQKCGFLIERGVEQQKGSPKKHLDTREFKQQQEMLASMRRDAARLEAMLFDLQEELNRTENERRALFEENEIWRKRISEAEESLKNGPQLPAANFFNYKDVLAHAQEKLAVYQQALADKEEVARQRDMRARQAQTLLQERDKALDAVRGAKSMIAALEAENKKLQTRMAQAKEKAASEMKDMQDFILVSGNHHRFQEFQLQRMEERALEARARMEHERQIRQEAERQNQHRGMRMR; this is encoded by the coding sequence ATGTCCTTACTCGTCCTACATATGAACAAATTCAAAAAGGACGCTGTTCGCGGCATCCAGTCGCATAATCGACGCGAACGTGAGAGCCACTCAAACCCGGATATCGACTATGCGCGGAGCGCCCAAAATTACGATCTCCATGAAGCCGCCTCGGAAAACTACGCCCAGGCCATCCAGAACCGTATCGATGACCTGCTCATGGTCAAAGCCGTGCGGAAGGACGCAGTACATATGTGCGGGCTTGTCGTCAGCTCGGACAGTGAGTTTTTTGACAAGCTCAATGCCACTGAAACCAGACGCTTCTTCGAGGAGGCAGCCGCGTATCTCACCGAGTTTGTCGGCAAGGAAAATGTCATCTCGGCCATGGTTCACATGGACGAGAAAACACCGCACATGCACTTCCTCCATGTGCCCATCACGAAGGACGGCAGGCTGTGCGCCAAGGACATTTATACCAAGACCGCGCTGAAAAAATTGCAGGATGAACTGCCCCTACGTTTGCAAAAATGTGGCTTCCTCATTGAGCGTGGCGTGGAACAGCAAAAGGGCTCTCCCAAGAAGCATCTGGATACCCGGGAGTTTAAACAGCAGCAGGAAATGCTGGCATCCATGCGGCGGGATGCTGCGCGATTGGAGGCAATGCTTTTTGACCTTCAGGAGGAGCTAAACCGCACCGAGAACGAGCGCCGCGCACTTTTTGAAGAAAATGAAATTTGGAGGAAGCGTATCTCGGAGGCAGAGGAATCCTTGAAAAATGGTCCGCAATTACCGGCGGCAAATTTCTTCAATTACAAAGATGTCCTCGCTCATGCCCAGGAAAAACTGGCTGTGTATCAGCAGGCCCTTGCCGACAAGGAGGAAGTGGCCAGGCAACGGGACATGCGGGCCCGGCAGGCGCAGACTCTGTTGCAGGAGCGCGACAAGGCGCTGGACGCCGTGCGGGGGGCGAAATCCATGATTGCGGCTCTGGAAGCGGAAAACAAAAAACTCCAGACGCGCATGGCGCAAGCCAAGGAAAAGGCTGCCTCCGAAATGAAGGACATGCAGGATTTTATCCTGGTCTCCGGCAACCATCATCGTTTTCAGGAATTTCAGCTCCAGCGCATGGAGGAAAGGGCATTGGAGGCCCGTGCGCGGATGGAGCATGAACGACAAATCCGGCAAGAGGCCGAAAGGCAAAATCAGCACCGTGGCATGAGGATGCGCTGA
- a CDS encoding integrase arm-type DNA-binding domain-containing protein produces the protein MPLTDTHIRSLKPEARARKYFDGGGLFLYVPPTGSKLWRMAYRYDGKSKLLSFGDYPSVSLKDARARREEAKGLLAKGIDPSAQKKAAKREQVTAECDSFESIALDWHRTRLAGFSEKHQGTALYRINTYILPIIGKKHIARLEAPEILALVKSIEGKGNHETARRVLQIIGQVFRFAIAMGKIEHNIAADLHGALRPRKVVHRAAVLEKEKVAQLLMAIDEYAGYYPLVCALKLAPILFVRPTELRCATWQEFDLEAAEWRIPAERMKMRRTHIVPLSRQALTILRELKKFSGDGHYLFPSTRTETRPISDATMLNALRRMGYQKHEMSVHGFRSIASTLLNELGYNRDWIERQLAHGDSNGVRAAYNYAEYLPERKRMMQEWSDFLDDLRDKVRHK, from the coding sequence ATGCCCTTGACCGATACCCACATCCGCAGCCTGAAACCGGAAGCAAGGGCAAGGAAGTATTTCGATGGTGGTGGGCTATTTCTCTATGTGCCCCCTACCGGCAGCAAGCTGTGGCGCATGGCTTACCGGTATGACGGCAAGTCAAAGCTGCTCAGTTTTGGCGATTATCCTTCAGTTTCCCTAAAAGACGCAAGGGCGCGGCGCGAAGAGGCCAAAGGACTGCTCGCCAAGGGTATCGACCCTTCAGCGCAGAAAAAAGCCGCCAAGCGGGAACAGGTCACGGCTGAATGCGACAGTTTTGAAAGCATCGCTCTTGACTGGCATCGGACACGTCTTGCCGGATTTTCAGAAAAGCATCAGGGAACAGCCCTATATCGCATAAATACCTACATTCTACCCATCATCGGGAAAAAACACATTGCCAGGCTTGAAGCGCCGGAGATTCTTGCGCTCGTCAAGAGCATCGAAGGCAAAGGAAATCACGAAACCGCGCGCAGGGTGCTTCAAATTATCGGCCAGGTATTTCGCTTCGCCATTGCCATGGGCAAAATCGAGCACAATATCGCGGCGGATCTGCATGGCGCATTGAGGCCTCGCAAGGTTGTTCACCGCGCCGCTGTTCTGGAAAAAGAAAAAGTGGCCCAGCTCCTCATGGCCATAGACGAGTATGCTGGCTATTACCCGCTTGTCTGCGCCCTGAAACTGGCTCCAATACTGTTTGTGCGTCCGACCGAATTACGTTGTGCCACTTGGCAAGAATTCGATCTGGAGGCAGCCGAATGGCGCATCCCTGCCGAGCGCATGAAAATGCGGCGCACCCATATCGTCCCCTTGTCCCGCCAAGCTCTTACCATATTGAGGGAATTGAAAAAGTTTTCGGGCGACGGCCATTATCTGTTCCCTTCCACGCGGACGGAAACGCGGCCCATCTCGGACGCGACCATGCTGAATGCCCTCCGGCGCATGGGCTATCAGAAGCATGAAATGAGCGTCCACGGCTTTCGCTCTATTGCCTCTACCCTCCTCAACGAGCTTGGCTATAATCGCGACTGGATTGAACGCCAGCTTGCGCATGGAGACAGTAATGGTGTCCGCGCTGCCTATAATTATGCCGAGTATCTTCCAGAACGAAAAAGGATGATGCAGGAGTGGAGCGATTTTTTAGACGACCTACGCGATAAAGTAAGGCATAAATAA
- a CDS encoding DEAD/DEAH box helicase family protein: MALHPEFPKSPHAILDPEIRWFPADESIRDKMENLMPPLVPNLRRAVKAFRDSGYVGASDTSRSLLNWWFKEPHMLPTFEGPLKEFKYYFAQREALETIIYLHDVVGTKDKFDLMRFDASGRVSSGMFDETWPRYVIKMATGSGKTKVMALALAWSYFHKLYEPDSDLSRNFLLITPNIIVLDRIYKDFQVLRIFFSDPVLPDNGYDGRSWRDDFQLTLHKQDEARVTRPVGNIFLTNIHRVYAGNESLPTAEDNDSRAYFLGPKPVTATTDSKVDLGMIVRDIDELMVINDEAHHIHDASLTWFKSIEDIHNQLLQKDKSLSLQLDVTATPKHNNGAIFVQTVADYPLVEAIAQNVVKHPVLPDKPSREKLTEKQSAKFTEKYADYLDLGVIEWRKSYAEHEKVGKKAILFVMTDDTRNCDEVAEYLEETYHDLKGGVLVIHTKDNGEISEASTGKKKEELERLRDLSNRIDDADNPYKAIVSVLMLKEGWDVRNVTTIVGLRAYSAKSNILPEQTLGRGLRKMYPGGLEEYVSVIGTEAFMDFVETIQAEGVELERKPMGDGAGGQTPLMVEVDNANVNKNMDELDIELPLLTPRIYREYKNLADLDVSKFGNQKVEYKQFTEEEQREIVFRDITTDEISHTTVLDTAGIADFRSVLGWFTKSIMKELRLFSGYDVLYGKIKEFVRDELFDRQVDLNDANTMRNLSELTATRTILESFKRAINALTVRDKGDAEIRDYIKLRKTRPFMVTQQESLIPKKSVSNRIVGDSHFELEFAAFLEDCKDVVAYAKNYLGVNFKLDYVNRDGSISHYYPDFIVKLHKNRIAIVETKGNADLDVPLKMERLRQWCKDVNMSQNKDIYDFVYVSQEKFEKYAPKDFESLFRNFSDYRI; encoded by the coding sequence ATGGCCCTCCATCCAGAATTTCCCAAATCTCCGCATGCGATTCTTGACCCGGAAATACGCTGGTTTCCTGCGGATGAATCCATACGCGATAAAATGGAAAACCTTATGCCGCCGCTGGTTCCCAACCTGCGCAGGGCCGTCAAGGCATTTCGTGATTCCGGCTATGTCGGAGCGAGCGACACCAGCAGAAGCCTATTGAATTGGTGGTTCAAAGAACCGCATATGCTGCCTACATTTGAAGGCCCGCTCAAGGAATTCAAGTATTATTTTGCCCAGCGCGAAGCATTGGAGACCATCATTTACTTGCACGATGTTGTCGGCACAAAAGATAAATTTGACCTGATGCGCTTCGATGCTTCCGGCCGGGTCAGCAGTGGCATGTTTGATGAGACTTGGCCGCGCTATGTGATCAAGATGGCCACAGGCAGCGGCAAGACCAAAGTTATGGCACTGGCATTGGCGTGGAGCTACTTCCACAAGCTCTACGAGCCGGATTCAGACCTGTCCCGAAATTTTTTGCTTATCACGCCAAATATTATCGTGCTTGACAGGATATACAAAGATTTTCAGGTGTTGCGAATATTCTTCAGCGATCCGGTTTTACCGGATAATGGTTATGACGGACGCAGCTGGCGTGATGATTTTCAGCTTACTCTCCACAAGCAGGATGAAGCGCGGGTTACAAGACCTGTTGGCAATATTTTTCTGACCAATATTCACCGGGTTTATGCGGGCAACGAAAGTCTCCCCACTGCTGAAGACAATGACAGCCGCGCTTATTTTCTTGGCCCGAAGCCCGTAACAGCTACAACGGATTCAAAAGTCGATCTTGGCATGATTGTGCGCGATATTGACGAGCTTATGGTTATCAATGACGAGGCGCATCATATCCATGACGCATCCCTGACATGGTTTAAATCCATTGAAGATATTCACAACCAGCTATTGCAAAAAGATAAATCGTTGAGTCTGCAACTGGATGTCACCGCCACGCCCAAACACAATAATGGCGCTATTTTTGTCCAGACTGTCGCCGATTATCCGCTGGTGGAAGCCATAGCACAGAATGTGGTCAAGCATCCTGTCTTGCCGGACAAGCCCAGCCGTGAAAAACTGACTGAGAAGCAATCGGCAAAATTCACCGAAAAATATGCAGACTATCTAGATCTTGGTGTCATTGAATGGCGCAAGTCATATGCCGAACATGAAAAAGTTGGCAAAAAGGCCATTCTTTTTGTGATGACGGATGACACGCGCAATTGCGATGAAGTTGCCGAATATCTTGAGGAGACATATCATGACCTGAAAGGCGGCGTCCTTGTTATTCATACTAAGGACAACGGTGAAATATCCGAGGCCAGTACCGGCAAGAAAAAAGAGGAACTGGAGCGCCTGCGCGACCTTTCCAATAGAATTGATGATGCCGATAACCCTTATAAGGCAATTGTCTCGGTTCTTATGCTTAAGGAGGGCTGGGATGTGCGCAATGTGACCACTATTGTTGGGTTGCGGGCCTATTCTGCCAAGAGCAATATTTTGCCAGAGCAGACACTTGGGCGTGGTTTACGCAAGATGTACCCTGGTGGTCTTGAGGAATATGTGAGCGTTATCGGTACAGAGGCTTTTATGGATTTCGTGGAAACCATTCAGGCCGAGGGCGTGGAACTGGAGCGTAAGCCAATGGGCGATGGCGCGGGAGGACAAACGCCACTGATGGTTGAAGTTGACAATGCCAATGTCAACAAGAACATGGACGAACTGGACATTGAGCTTCCCCTGCTAACGCCGCGCATTTATAGGGAATATAAAAATCTCGCCGACCTTGATGTCAGCAAGTTCGGCAATCAAAAAGTGGAATATAAGCAATTTACGGAGGAGGAACAACGCGAAATTGTATTCCGCGATATAACAACTGACGAAATCAGCCATACGACGGTGCTGGATACTGCTGGAATAGCTGATTTCCGTAGTGTGCTTGGCTGGTTCACCAAGAGCATAATGAAAGAGCTGCGATTGTTCAGCGGCTATGACGTGCTTTATGGCAAAATCAAGGAATTTGTGCGAGACGAGCTTTTTGACAGGCAGGTTGATCTGAATGACGCAAACACCATGCGCAATCTTTCCGAGCTGACGGCCACCAGAACAATTCTCGAGAGCTTCAAAAGGGCCATAAACGCACTGACTGTCAGGGACAAGGGCGATGCCGAGATACGCGATTATATCAAGCTGCGCAAAACGCGCCCTTTCATGGTCACGCAGCAGGAATCGCTGATCCCCAAAAAGAGCGTTTCCAACAGGATTGTCGGCGACAGTCACTTTGAGCTGGAATTTGCCGCTTTTCTGGAGGATTGCAAGGATGTGGTCGCTTACGCCAAAAACTACCTTGGGGTCAATTTCAAGCTTGATTATGTTAATAGGGATGGAAGCATTTCCCACTACTACCCCGACTTCATAGTCAAATTGCACAAAAACCGAATAGCCATCGTGGAAACTAAAGGAAATGCGGACTTAGATGTACCGCTCAAAATGGAACGCTTACGCCAATGGTGTAAAGATGTGAATATGTCGCAGAATAAAGATATTTACGATTTTGTCTATGTGTCGCAAGAGAAATTTGAAAAATATGCGCCAAAAGATTTTGAGAGTTTATTCAGGAATTTCAGTGATTATAGAATATAA
- a CDS encoding IS481 family transposase, with protein MESFNQSVIKHKIGLLNLAAELGNISKACRILGFSRDTFYRYQAARNADGVEALFEVSRRKPNLKNRVEEATEQAVVEFATAFPAHGQVRASNELRKRGIFVSPSGVRSIWMRHNLSSMKQRLTALEKMSAGQGIVLTEAQVQALERKKQDDEACGEIESHHPGYLGSQDTFYVGTIKGVGRIYQQTFVDTYSKWATAKLYTTKTPITCADLLNDRVLPFFASQEMGLIRILTDRGTEYCGMLETHDYELYLGVNDIEHTRTKARHPQTNGICERFHKTILQEFYQVAFRRKLYHSLEELQADLDVWLDHYNTERTHQGKMCCGRTPMQTLLDGKTLWEEKVEQLN; from the coding sequence ATGGAAAGTTTTAATCAAAGCGTCATCAAGCACAAGATCGGACTTCTCAACCTTGCCGCCGAATTGGGCAATATCTCCAAGGCTTGTCGTATCTTGGGCTTTTCCAGGGATACGTTCTATCGGTATCAGGCAGCCAGAAATGCCGATGGCGTTGAGGCCCTGTTTGAAGTCAGCCGGAGAAAACCCAATCTGAAAAACCGGGTCGAAGAAGCCACTGAACAGGCGGTGGTCGAGTTTGCCACGGCATTTCCCGCTCATGGGCAGGTCAGGGCCAGCAACGAGCTCCGAAAGCGAGGTATCTTCGTGTCGCCGTCCGGAGTCCGCTCCATCTGGATGCGCCATAACCTTTCATCCATGAAGCAGCGACTGACGGCTTTGGAAAAGATGTCAGCGGGCCAGGGCATCGTCCTGACGGAGGCCCAGGTACAGGCTTTGGAACGAAAGAAACAGGATGATGAGGCGTGCGGCGAGATTGAAAGCCATCACCCCGGCTATCTCGGCAGCCAGGACACGTTTTATGTGGGGACAATCAAGGGGGTGGGGCGGATTTACCAACAAACCTTTGTGGATACCTACTCGAAGTGGGCCACAGCCAAGCTCTATACCACCAAGACGCCCATTACCTGTGCAGATCTGTTGAACGACCGGGTCTTGCCGTTTTTTGCCTCACAGGAAATGGGCCTCATCCGCATCCTCACGGATCGTGGGACGGAATACTGCGGCATGCTGGAAACCCATGACTATGAGTTGTACCTCGGCGTGAACGACATCGAGCATACGCGAACCAAGGCGCGTCACCCGCAGACCAATGGCATCTGCGAGCGCTTCCACAAGACCATCCTCCAGGAGTTTTACCAGGTTGCGTTCAGGCGTAAACTCTATCACTCTTTGGAGGAGTTGCAGGCTGACCTTGATGTCTGGCTCGACCATTACAACACTGAGCGAACCCACCAGGGCAAGATGTGCTGCGGCAGAACCCCCATGCAAACACTCCTTGACGGGAAAACGCTCTGGGAGGAAAAGGTCGAACAGCTGAACTAA
- a CDS encoding recombinase family protein, which translates to MAQTYGYIRVSSIDQNESRQLLALEKMDIPATRIFMDKQSGKDFHRPQYQAMLRKLKAGDLLCILSIDRLGRNYEEIQNQWRLITKEKGVDIHVVDMPLLDTRRDKNLLGTFIADLVLQVLSFVAQTERENIRKRQAEGIAAAKLRGVRFGHAPKPLPPNFAEIFELWEMGRITVSEAARNTGMGRSTFRNKAKLFMKDCP; encoded by the coding sequence ATGGCACAGACGTATGGGTATATCAGGGTGTCAAGCATAGACCAGAATGAGAGCAGACAGCTTCTTGCTCTGGAGAAGATGGACATCCCCGCCACACGGATTTTTATGGATAAGCAATCAGGAAAGGATTTTCACAGGCCACAGTATCAGGCGATGCTCCGAAAACTCAAGGCCGGAGACCTCTTGTGCATTTTAAGCATTGATCGCCTTGGACGAAACTATGAGGAAATCCAGAACCAATGGCGGCTGATTACCAAGGAAAAGGGCGTGGATATTCATGTGGTGGATATGCCCTTGCTGGATACAAGGCGTGACAAAAATTTGCTCGGCACATTCATTGCCGACCTCGTCCTTCAGGTACTCTCCTTTGTGGCGCAGACTGAGCGGGAAAATATTCGGAAACGGCAGGCAGAGGGAATTGCTGCCGCAAAACTCCGCGGTGTCAGATTTGGCCACGCGCCAAAGCCGCTGCCCCCAAACTTCGCCGAAATTTTCGAGCTTTGGGAAATGGGGAGAATCACCGTTTCCGAGGCGGCCAGAAATACGGGAATGGGTCGCTCAACATTTCGCAACAAGGCGAAATTATTTATGAAAGATTGTCCTTAG
- a CDS encoding site-specific DNA-methyltransferase: protein MPRLTEQEKQEILRYMEEDKPLPDKYRFLLFEDKREVELVWNGKSNEVCNVVLPFQTIEQIDEPRKGTTSDYKHSLLTLDSRGRQDKGWTNKLIWGDNKLILSSLKNGPMREEIERQGGLKLIYIDPPFDVGADFSMDIEIGDETFTKNPNILEEIAYRDTWGKGADSFISMIYERVKLMRDLLADDGSIYVHCDWRVTSYIREVLDEVFSKELFCNEIIWLYTGPSAANQHFPRKHDTIYWYSKTNKKIFNSNAIRVSYKADFTTARGVYAQKEYDENFQKQRHELGKVPEDWWNHVSNVSAWRNELIGYPTQKPEALLERIIKASSNEGDLVADFFCGSGTLPAVAEKLGRKWIATDLGKFAIHTTRKRLLGVQRQLKKEGKPYRAFEVLNLGKYERQHYIGVNENLRDEERRIQQEQKEAAFLDLILKAYKAEKVNGFESFQGKKQGRMVVVGPINVPVSRRFVEEVILECRKHHISKVDILGFEFEMGLFPDYLEEARRKGVDVQPKYIPAEVFDKRAVEREQVVFHDVAYIEVKPHYRKNEVAVELTDFSVFYSQDSIADAEVSLKPGKSKIVVEGGQIVKVQKDKKGIVSRETLTKSWTDWIDYWSVDYDFESKREIIRVKNLDTEEIEEQWTGDYIFENEWQSFRTRQNRKLELISAYHELPPGRHKLAVKVVDIFGNDTMTIIEVNVGGKK from the coding sequence ATGCCAAGGCTTACCGAACAGGAAAAACAGGAAATTTTGCGCTACATGGAAGAGGATAAGCCCCTTCCTGATAAGTATCGGTTCCTTCTTTTTGAAGATAAGCGCGAAGTCGAGCTTGTCTGGAACGGTAAATCCAACGAAGTCTGCAATGTGGTGCTACCCTTTCAGACCATTGAGCAGATTGACGAGCCCCGCAAGGGAACGACAAGCGACTATAAGCACAGCCTGCTGACACTTGATAGCCGAGGTCGGCAGGACAAGGGTTGGACCAACAAGCTCATTTGGGGCGACAACAAACTAATTTTATCCTCTCTCAAAAATGGCCCTATGCGCGAGGAGATTGAACGCCAAGGTGGCCTGAAACTCATTTATATTGACCCACCTTTTGATGTTGGCGCCGATTTTTCAATGGATATTGAAATTGGCGATGAGACTTTTACCAAAAATCCCAATATTCTGGAAGAAATAGCCTACCGCGATACCTGGGGCAAAGGAGCGGACAGCTTCATCAGTATGATTTATGAAAGGGTGAAGTTGATGCGGGATTTGTTAGCAGATGATGGAAGTATTTATGTGCACTGTGATTGGAGAGTAACCTCATACATAAGAGAAGTTTTAGATGAAGTATTCTCTAAAGAATTATTCTGTAATGAAATTATATGGTTATATACAGGTCCAAGTGCGGCGAACCAACACTTTCCTAGGAAGCATGATACAATTTATTGGTATTCCAAGACAAATAAAAAAATTTTTAATTCAAATGCTATTAGAGTAAGTTATAAAGCAGATTTTACTACGGCACGAGGCGTGTATGCGCAAAAAGAATATGATGAAAATTTCCAAAAGCAACGACATGAATTAGGAAAAGTACCAGAGGATTGGTGGAATCATGTTTCAAATGTGTCGGCTTGGCGTAATGAACTTATTGGCTACCCAACACAAAAACCTGAAGCCTTACTTGAGCGCATCATAAAGGCATCATCCAATGAAGGAGATCTCGTAGCAGATTTTTTCTGCGGCTCGGGAACCCTCCCCGCCGTCGCTGAAAAATTGGGCCGCAAATGGATAGCCACAGACTTGGGCAAATTCGCCATCCACACGACCCGTAAGCGATTGCTTGGGGTTCAACGGCAGCTCAAAAAGGAAGGCAAGCCCTACCGCGCTTTTGAAGTCCTCAATCTCGGCAAATATGAGCGCCAGCATTATATCGGCGTCAATGAGAATCTGCGTGATGAGGAAAGGCGTATCCAGCAAGAACAAAAGGAAGCGGCGTTTCTGGACCTGATTCTCAAAGCCTATAAGGCGGAAAAAGTCAACGGCTTTGAGAGCTTTCAGGGGAAAAAACAGGGGCGTATGGTGGTGGTTGGACCAATCAATGTGCCTGTCAGTCGCCGATTTGTGGAAGAAGTCATCCTGGAATGTCGCAAGCATCATATCAGCAAAGTGGACATTCTTGGTTTTGAATTTGAAATGGGGCTTTTCCCTGACTATCTGGAAGAAGCCAGACGAAAAGGTGTGGATGTCCAGCCCAAATACATTCCCGCAGAGGTATTTGATAAAAGGGCAGTTGAGCGCGAGCAGGTAGTTTTCCATGATGTGGCCTATATCGAGGTCAAGCCACATTATCGCAAAAACGAAGTCGCCGTTGAACTGACAGATTTTTCCGTCTTTTATTCGCAGGACTCCATCGCAGATGCAGAAGTCAGCCTGAAGCCAGGCAAAAGCAAAATTGTAGTGGAGGGCGGTCAGATTGTTAAGGTTCAAAAGGACAAGAAAGGCATTGTTAGCCGTGAAACCCTTACCAAAAGCTGGACAGATTGGATTGATTACTGGTCTGTGGACTATGATTTTGAATCCAAACGGGAAATTATCCGAGTAAAAAATCTAGATACTGAGGAAATCGAGGAGCAATGGACGGGCGATTACATTTTTGAGAATGAATGGCAGTCATTCCGTACCAGACAGAATCGTAAACTGGAGCTTATAAGCGCGTACCATGAATTGCCTCCAGGTCGGCACAAACTCGCAGTGAAAGTCGTGGATATTTTCGGAAATGACACCATGACCATCATTGAAGTCAATGTTGGAGGTAAAAAGTAA
- a CDS encoding AlpA family phage regulatory protein: MATQIPATGFLRLHQILEFFPISKSAWWKGCATGRYPKPLKLGPRTTVWRAEDIRAFIENAGQSEMNHE; the protein is encoded by the coding sequence ATGGCAACGCAAATACCCGCCACAGGTTTTCTCAGGCTTCATCAAATTCTGGAATTCTTTCCCATCAGCAAGAGTGCGTGGTGGAAAGGCTGCGCGACCGGGCGCTATCCCAAACCGCTCAAACTCGGCCCGCGAACCACGGTCTGGCGCGCTGAAGACATCAGGGCATTCATTGAGAATGCCGGACAGTCGGAGATGAACCATGAATGA